The following are from one region of the Paenibacillus sp. JZ16 genome:
- a CDS encoding sensor histidine kinase: MLRNREVQILLLIMGSISLAGGVAAAFISSVAAALVFIMSILLMGSSLLFTRWRYRELEKLSVYLREISSGNYSLDARDNQEGELSILKNDIYKVTLMLSEQRSLLQRDKTGLTDAISDISHQLKTPLTSMTVMADLLSKPHLPPAKRTEFTRNIRIQLERIDWLVSSLLKLSKIEEKTIQFKEDQVFVNKLIQKALEPVLIPLEIKDQTVTIKGDDNVSFVGDFKWTAEALINILKNGVEHTHEGGSIAISFSENALFTEIIIADNGKGIPKEDLPYIFKRFYKGKNASEGSIGIGLAMAYSIIASQNGVIDVTSSSDKGTQFRIKFYKQVI; this comes from the coding sequence ATGCTGCGTAATCGAGAGGTTCAGATTTTGTTGTTGATTATGGGTTCCATCAGTTTAGCGGGGGGCGTTGCAGCTGCTTTTATTTCGTCTGTAGCTGCGGCGCTCGTTTTCATCATGTCTATTTTACTTATGGGAAGCAGTCTGTTATTCACGAGATGGAGATACCGCGAACTTGAAAAGCTGTCCGTCTATTTGCGTGAAATTAGCAGCGGTAATTATTCACTTGACGCTCGCGATAATCAAGAAGGCGAGCTTAGCATTTTAAAGAATGATATTTATAAAGTGACGCTTATGCTATCAGAGCAGCGGTCGCTTCTGCAGCGAGACAAAACGGGGCTAACGGATGCCATTTCCGATATATCGCATCAGCTTAAAACGCCGCTTACCTCCATGACGGTGATGGCGGATTTATTAAGCAAACCCCACCTGCCTCCAGCGAAAAGAACAGAGTTCACTCGCAATATCCGTATTCAGCTTGAACGAATCGATTGGCTTGTTTCTTCCTTGTTAAAGCTATCGAAAATCGAGGAAAAGACAATCCAGTTCAAAGAAGACCAGGTATTCGTAAATAAGCTTATACAAAAGGCATTAGAACCGGTGTTGATTCCGTTGGAAATCAAGGACCAAACGGTAACCATCAAGGGTGATGACAACGTCTCATTTGTCGGTGATTTCAAATGGACGGCCGAAGCGCTCATTAATATATTGAAAAATGGCGTCGAGCACACGCATGAAGGCGGAAGCATAGCCATTTCTTTTTCCGAAAATGCGCTATTTACGGAAATTATCATTGCCGATAACGGTAAAGGAATTCCAAAAGAAGATTTACCTTATATATTTAAGCGTTTTTATAAAGGGAAAAATGCGAGCGAGGGGAGCATCGGCATTGGTCTTGCGATGGCTTACAGCATTATTGCAAGCCAGAACGGAGTGATCGATGTGACAAGCAGCAGCGACAAGGGTACGCAATTTCGAATTAAGTTCTATAAACAAGTGATTTAA
- a CDS encoding response regulator transcription factor — translation MKILLVEDDKTIASGLEYSLQQDRFSTVLCYDVESAKKVLTEDIDQFALCLFDLSLPDGSGYELCRMVKDQRDIPVIFLTAIDDEVNVVMGLDMGADDYITKPFRIRELLSRIKSVLRRYHKSPQTQGIINLNQVRMNTLEGKVYKNGAEISLTALEYRLLLIFGNHIGQVLSRNQLLEQIWDVAGDFVNDNTLTVYIKRLREKLEDDPQHPTMIKTVRGLGYKVGD, via the coding sequence ATGAAAATATTGCTAGTGGAAGATGATAAAACAATTGCGTCCGGGCTGGAATATTCGCTGCAGCAAGATCGCTTTTCTACCGTTCTTTGCTATGATGTTGAATCTGCAAAAAAAGTGCTCACTGAAGATATAGATCAATTCGCTCTATGTTTATTTGATTTATCGCTTCCGGATGGAAGCGGTTATGAATTGTGCAGAATGGTGAAAGACCAACGAGATATTCCGGTCATCTTTTTAACGGCGATCGACGATGAGGTCAATGTCGTGATGGGGCTTGATATGGGAGCCGATGATTATATTACAAAGCCTTTTCGTATTCGCGAGCTTCTCTCGCGGATCAAGTCCGTCCTGCGGAGATACCATAAGTCGCCTCAGACCCAAGGGATCATTAACCTGAACCAGGTTCGCATGAATACGCTGGAAGGAAAAGTGTATAAAAACGGCGCCGAAATTTCATTGACCGCTTTGGAGTATCGCTTATTGTTGATTTTTGGTAACCATATTGGGCAAGTTCTATCAAGAAATCAGCTTTTGGAGCAGATTTGGGACGTGGCAGGCGACTTCGTGAACGACAATACGCTAACGGTATATATCAAAAGGCTGCGGGAAAAGCTGGAGGATGATCCGCAGCATCCCACGATGATCAAAACGGTACGCGGTTTAGGATATAAGGTTGGTGATTAG
- a CDS encoding ABC transporter ATP-binding protein has protein sequence MLEMNRVSKLFNPGTVDEKIALMDVNLHLKPGDFVTVIGSNGAGKSTLMNIISGVMKPDAGEVRIDGTSIGHLPEFRRSRWIGRVFQDPMAGTAPHMTIEENLAMAHRRGRSRGLSIGVTASKRAGFRKHLERLGIGLEDRLRAKVGMLSGGERQALSLLMATFTQPQILLLDEHTAALDPARAELITRITDDIVRDMKLTTLMVTHNMEQAIRLGNRLIMMDKGRIILDVNEERKKSLTVEQLLGEFEQISGHKLSDDRLVLG, from the coding sequence ATGCTGGAAATGAACCGTGTGTCCAAGCTGTTCAATCCGGGAACCGTGGACGAGAAGATTGCCTTGATGGATGTCAATCTTCACTTGAAGCCGGGGGATTTCGTAACGGTTATCGGAAGTAATGGTGCAGGTAAATCCACGCTGATGAATATTATTTCCGGGGTAATGAAGCCGGATGCAGGCGAAGTGCGCATTGACGGCACTTCGATCGGCCATCTGCCGGAATTTCGTCGCAGCCGCTGGATCGGCCGGGTATTTCAGGATCCGATGGCGGGCACTGCGCCGCATATGACCATTGAAGAGAATCTCGCGATGGCTCATCGCCGCGGCCGGTCCCGCGGGCTAAGCATTGGCGTTACAGCTTCCAAGCGCGCGGGCTTCCGCAAGCATTTAGAGCGGCTCGGCATTGGTCTCGAGGATCGGCTCCGAGCCAAAGTAGGGATGCTTTCCGGAGGGGAACGTCAAGCGCTAAGCTTGCTGATGGCGACCTTCACTCAGCCGCAAATCCTGCTGCTGGATGAACATACGGCAGCGCTTGATCCGGCACGTGCGGAGCTGATCACCCGAATAACCGATGACATCGTACGCGACATGAAGCTGACCACGCTCATGGTCACACATAACATGGAGCAAGCCATCCGTCTAGGCAATCGCCTCATTATGATGGACAAAGGACGTATCATTCTGGATGTGAACGAAGAGCGCAAGAAATCTCTGACGGTGGAGCAGCTGCTCGGGGAATTTGAGCAGATTAGCGGTCATAAGCTGTCGGATGATCGTTTGGTTCTTGGGTAA
- a CDS encoding ABC transporter permease: MLDFVMRLDGPIELGLLYALMALGVYITFRILDFPDLTVDGSFTTGAAIAAILITNGVNPWLATLAAFAGGMLAGICTGLLHTKGKINGLLSGIIMMIALYSINMRIMGKPNISLSQEANIFGSIDPIYIMLVIVIIGKLLLDAFFRTDLGLALRATGDNKRMIRSFGANTDTTTILGLSISNGLVALSGAVVAQQSSFADISSGIGMIVIGLASVIIGEAVLGTGSVFRTTLAVVCGSIIYRIVVAAAYEIPWLEASDLKLITAIIVIIALVVPTINRAMKQRSQARRRSTELLAAQGKTKGGAL; the protein is encoded by the coding sequence ATGCTGGATTTCGTGATGAGGCTGGATGGTCCGATTGAATTGGGGCTGTTGTATGCGCTGATGGCACTTGGCGTATATATTACGTTCCGGATTCTGGATTTTCCGGATCTGACGGTAGATGGAAGTTTTACAACAGGTGCAGCGATTGCGGCGATTCTGATTACCAACGGTGTGAATCCATGGCTTGCGACGCTGGCTGCATTTGCCGGAGGCATGTTAGCCGGTATCTGTACAGGCCTGCTGCATACCAAGGGCAAGATCAACGGTTTGCTCTCCGGCATTATTATGATGATTGCCTTGTATTCGATCAATATGAGGATTATGGGTAAGCCTAATATTTCGTTAAGCCAGGAAGCGAATATCTTCGGATCGATCGATCCGATCTATATAATGTTGGTGATCGTAATTATCGGAAAACTGCTGCTGGATGCATTCTTCCGCACGGATCTTGGTCTTGCGCTGCGCGCGACAGGAGATAACAAGCGAATGATCCGCAGCTTTGGAGCGAACACGGACACAACAACCATTTTGGGGCTTAGCATTTCAAACGGTCTGGTGGCCTTATCCGGGGCCGTAGTTGCTCAGCAGTCCAGTTTTGCCGACATCAGTTCCGGTATCGGAATGATTGTGATCGGTCTGGCATCCGTCATTATTGGCGAAGCCGTGCTGGGGACCGGTTCGGTATTCCGGACGACGCTGGCTGTAGTCTGCGGTTCGATTATTTATCGGATTGTTGTTGCCGCTGCTTATGAGATTCCATGGCTGGAAGCGTCGGACTTGAAATTGATCACCGCGATCATTGTCATTATTGCTCTCGTGGTTCCGACCATCAATCGGGCGATGAAACAGCGTTCACAGGCACGGAGGCGCTCAACCGAACTGTTAGCTGCGCAAGGGAAGACCAAAGGAGGTGCGCTCTGA
- a CDS encoding ABC transporter substrate-binding protein, whose product MKRKMWISLTLSALLVTAVGCGDKPEGGGTTQTGSGGEAEKKSYSIAISQIVEHPSLDATREGILAALKDAGISEDDNTLKIDYNNAQGDQANNLSIGQKLKDTKSDLVVAIATPSAQAVAENVKEKPVLFAAVTDPVDAKLVSDLQKPGGNVTGASDTNPEAAKQLMDFISTNFPDVKKIGLVINEGEANAVVMAKTAEEALAEHGIELVKAAVTNTSEVKQAAESLVGKVDAYYITLDNVVVSGVDAIIQTAQKNKIPFFSSDRDTVEKGAFATVGFKYYDHGYQVGQMAVEILKNGKNPADMEVTKPDKLDLILNTKVAADYGIEVTDAMKQEVKDPDNNIIE is encoded by the coding sequence ATGAAGAGAAAAATGTGGATATCACTAACACTCTCCGCACTGCTGGTTACGGCGGTAGGATGCGGGGACAAGCCGGAAGGCGGCGGTACGACTCAAACGGGAAGCGGCGGAGAAGCGGAGAAGAAATCCTATAGCATCGCTATTTCGCAGATCGTAGAACATCCATCTTTGGATGCAACGCGTGAAGGCATTCTGGCAGCATTAAAGGATGCCGGAATTTCCGAGGATGACAATACGCTGAAAATCGATTACAACAATGCGCAAGGCGATCAAGCGAACAACCTGTCGATCGGTCAGAAGCTGAAGGATACGAAGTCGGATCTGGTGGTCGCTATCGCAACCCCGTCCGCACAGGCCGTGGCTGAGAACGTAAAGGAGAAGCCGGTGCTGTTTGCAGCGGTGACGGATCCGGTTGACGCGAAGCTGGTGAGCGACCTGCAGAAGCCGGGTGGCAACGTCACCGGGGCATCGGATACGAATCCGGAGGCAGCTAAACAGCTGATGGATTTCATCAGCACTAACTTCCCGGACGTGAAGAAAATCGGCCTTGTCATTAACGAAGGGGAAGCCAATGCAGTGGTGATGGCAAAGACGGCTGAAGAGGCGCTTGCCGAGCACGGCATCGAGCTGGTTAAGGCAGCTGTCACAAACACTTCGGAAGTGAAGCAGGCCGCGGAGTCGTTAGTCGGCAAGGTAGATGCTTACTATATCACGTTGGATAATGTCGTGGTCAGCGGCGTTGACGCGATTATCCAAACGGCACAAAAGAATAAAATTCCGTTCTTCTCGAGTGACCGCGATACGGTGGAGAAGGGGGCTTTTGCAACCGTCGGATTTAAGTATTACGACCACGGCTATCAAGTTGGACAAATGGCTGTAGAGATCCTGAAAAACGGCAAAAATCCGGCGGACATGGAAGTGACGAAGCCGGATAAGCTGGATCTGATTCTGAACACGAAGGTTGCGGCTGACTATGGTATTGAAGTGACCGACGCCATGAAACAGGAAGTCAAGGACCCGGACAACAACATCATCGAGTAA
- a CDS encoding SGNH/GDSL hydrolase family protein, producing the protein MVHIEQNALVLFQGDSITDCGRNYEESDSLGNGYALMAAARLSMELPLKRLRFVNRGISGNRVVDLRGRWEEDCIDLDPTWVSILVGINETGRKYNRGEATSVEAYYEGYRELLIQTRELTGANFILMEPFLLPVTEAKKEWREDLDPKIQAVRELSREFETLYVPLDGIFAAASSKIEMSYWAADGVHPSPAGHALMAEAWLATMHGRSIL; encoded by the coding sequence ATGGTACATATCGAACAGAATGCACTCGTATTGTTTCAGGGCGACAGTATTACCGATTGCGGTCGAAATTACGAGGAGTCGGACAGTTTGGGGAACGGATATGCGCTGATGGCTGCTGCCCGGCTAAGCATGGAGCTGCCTTTGAAAAGGCTGCGTTTTGTAAACCGCGGAATCAGCGGTAACCGGGTCGTCGATTTGCGGGGGCGTTGGGAGGAAGACTGTATTGATCTGGATCCGACATGGGTATCAATCCTGGTCGGTATTAATGAGACCGGCAGGAAGTATAACCGGGGTGAAGCAACATCGGTGGAAGCCTACTATGAAGGGTATCGTGAGCTTCTTATCCAAACCCGCGAGTTAACCGGTGCAAACTTTATTCTCATGGAGCCGTTCTTGCTGCCTGTTACGGAAGCGAAGAAGGAGTGGCGGGAGGATCTGGATCCCAAGATTCAGGCCGTTCGGGAATTGTCGCGAGAATTTGAGACGTTGTACGTTCCGCTCGACGGCATTTTTGCTGCAGCCAGCTCCAAGATAGAGATGAGTTATTGGGCAGCTGACGGTGTTCATCCTTCACCGGCAGGTCATGCGCTCATGGCCGAAGCGTGGTTAGCAACGATGCATGGCCGATCGATTTTGTAG
- the trhO gene encoding oxygen-dependent tRNA uridine(34) hydroxylase TrhO, with product MSEQQNYQILLYYKFVQIPDPEAFKDEHLQYCKDLGLKGRILIASEGINGTVSGTIEQTEQYMQDMHANPLFADMVFKIDPSEGHAFKKMFVRHREELVTFRVEDELDPNEISGKRLSPQEFFEHLQRDDVIVIDGRNDYEYDIGHFRNAIRPEVQSFREFPEWIRENLSEHKDKTILTYCTGGIRCEKLTGFMLKEGFKDVAQLEGGIVTYGKDPEVQGRLFDGKCYVFDERIAVPINQTDEDVIVGKCHHCGKPEDRYINCDNDACHLQHVCCEECEELHHSCCSAECEEIVAASHNAS from the coding sequence ATGTCAGAGCAACAAAACTATCAGATCCTTCTCTATTATAAATTTGTTCAAATCCCGGACCCTGAAGCGTTCAAAGACGAGCATCTGCAATACTGCAAAGATCTCGGACTCAAAGGACGGATTCTGATTGCCTCCGAAGGCATCAATGGCACGGTATCCGGCACGATTGAACAAACTGAACAATATATGCAGGATATGCACGCTAATCCGCTATTTGCGGACATGGTATTTAAGATTGACCCTTCCGAAGGGCACGCATTCAAAAAGATGTTTGTCCGTCACCGCGAAGAACTCGTTACCTTCCGGGTGGAAGATGAGCTCGACCCTAACGAGATTAGCGGAAAACGCTTGTCGCCTCAGGAATTCTTTGAACATTTGCAGCGTGATGATGTCATCGTCATCGACGGGCGGAATGACTACGAATACGATATCGGCCACTTCCGCAATGCGATACGACCAGAGGTGCAATCGTTCCGTGAGTTTCCGGAGTGGATTCGCGAGAACCTGAGCGAGCACAAGGATAAAACCATCCTGACTTACTGCACAGGGGGCATTCGCTGTGAGAAGCTGACCGGCTTCATGCTTAAGGAAGGCTTCAAAGACGTTGCCCAGCTTGAGGGCGGCATTGTCACCTACGGAAAAGACCCTGAAGTCCAAGGCCGTCTGTTCGACGGGAAATGTTATGTATTTGATGAGCGTATTGCCGTGCCGATCAATCAAACGGACGAGGATGTCATCGTTGGTAAATGCCACCATTGCGGAAAGCCTGAAGATCGGTATATCAATTGCGATAACGACGCTTGTCACCTGCAGCATGTATGCTGCGAAGAGTGTGAGGAGCTTCATCATAGCTGCTGCTCTGCGGAGTGTGAAGAAATTGTGGCTGCAAGCCACAATGCTTCCTGA
- a CDS encoding DUF1450 domain-containing protein produces MGMGIVVVEICDSNLMSALELEHLEELYPEIAVLRADCMNLCGLCKLRPYALVNGKRVFAATTEECVEKIKAAIEAELAVFHDI; encoded by the coding sequence ATGGGGATGGGGATTGTTGTTGTGGAAATATGCGACAGCAACTTGATGAGTGCTTTGGAACTTGAGCATCTTGAGGAATTGTATCCCGAAATCGCTGTCCTGCGGGCTGATTGCATGAATCTTTGCGGTCTATGCAAGCTGCGGCCATATGCACTGGTGAATGGTAAACGTGTATTCGCGGCAACGACGGAAGAATGCGTCGAGAAGATCAAAGCAGCTATCGAAGCTGAACTGGCTGTTTTCCATGATATTTAA
- a CDS encoding SDR family oxidoreductase, with amino-acid sequence MSTNQRLDGKVAIVTGAGSGIGQAAALLLAEQGAKLLLIDIDRERVEKVKQTIEQGGGEALTGNCDISKAESLKDCFSQAAEKWGKIDIVFANAGINGTKAPIEIMELDEWDATINTNLRGTFATVKYAIPYLKEHGGSIIITSSINGNRVFTGFGFSAYSTTKAGQVAFMKMAALELARYKIRVNAICPGAIATNIDESTIAKPELDEVTIPIEYPEGDQPLADGPGQPSQVAQLVAFLASDDASHITGTEIYIDGAESLIH; translated from the coding sequence ATGTCAACTAATCAACGTTTGGATGGTAAAGTAGCCATCGTTACCGGTGCTGGTTCCGGAATCGGCCAGGCCGCAGCCCTTCTTTTGGCGGAGCAAGGAGCTAAACTGCTGTTGATCGATATTGATCGTGAACGCGTGGAGAAGGTTAAACAAACGATTGAACAAGGCGGGGGCGAAGCGCTAACCGGCAACTGCGACATTTCCAAAGCGGAATCGCTGAAAGATTGCTTTAGCCAGGCTGCCGAGAAGTGGGGAAAGATTGATATCGTGTTTGCCAACGCCGGGATCAACGGGACCAAGGCCCCGATCGAGATCATGGAGCTGGATGAATGGGATGCTACGATCAACACTAATCTAAGAGGAACGTTTGCCACGGTTAAATACGCGATTCCCTATTTGAAGGAGCACGGAGGAAGTATCATCATTACGAGCTCCATTAACGGTAACCGGGTATTTACCGGCTTTGGTTTCTCAGCCTACAGCACCACGAAGGCCGGGCAGGTGGCTTTCATGAAGATGGCGGCTCTGGAGCTTGCACGTTATAAAATCCGGGTGAATGCCATTTGCCCCGGCGCGATTGCCACCAACATTGATGAGAGCACCATCGCGAAGCCAGAGCTGGACGAGGTGACGATCCCGATTGAATATCCGGAAGGAGACCAGCCCTTGGCGGATGGACCGGGACAGCCTTCACAGGTTGCCCAGCTCGTAGCATTTCTTGCATCCGATGATGCTTCCCATATTACCGGCACTGAAATCTACATTGATGGGGCGGAATCCCTCATTCATTGA
- a CDS encoding lactonase family protein, giving the protein MANPSQRTLLFTGAYAEDNQSGVCVYEFNEDSGELKLLDEVSGIKNPTFLNVDPEARRLYAIGEISEDGGKAGEIISFEIDPVAGKLTERSRVRSVSSSTCHIQRDEASKYLIVSSYHGGLVGLHPIGKDGQVGDLLDEKRHADLVTVREDQQSRAHSAFYSPDGQYVFVQDLGLDKILAYTVNENAQELSFHGETQLEAGVGPRHLAFHPSGVYAYVINELNSSVTVLRYIQDEGRFEVLETISTLPADFDGESYCAEIAVSADGKTVYGSNRGHDSLVVFNVHEDTGRLSPVQYISTEGGHPRHFTLMPGGKFLVVANRDGNNLVLFKVNPEDGKLAFTGYTVSQSKPVCVKPAVFQL; this is encoded by the coding sequence ATGGCGAATCCATCCCAGCGTACGCTGCTGTTTACAGGTGCGTATGCGGAAGACAACCAAAGCGGAGTATGCGTATATGAATTTAATGAGGATAGCGGCGAATTGAAGCTGCTTGATGAGGTGTCCGGCATTAAGAATCCGACCTTCCTGAACGTGGACCCGGAAGCCAGACGTTTATATGCCATTGGCGAAATTTCAGAGGATGGCGGTAAGGCTGGCGAGATCATCAGCTTTGAGATTGACCCTGTTGCCGGCAAGCTGACCGAACGGAGCCGTGTTCGCAGTGTGAGCAGCTCTACTTGCCATATCCAGCGTGATGAAGCGAGTAAGTATCTGATTGTTTCGAGTTATCATGGAGGCTTGGTAGGTCTTCATCCGATCGGGAAGGATGGACAAGTCGGTGATCTGCTGGATGAGAAGAGACATGCCGATCTCGTGACTGTGCGGGAAGATCAGCAATCCAGAGCACATTCGGCGTTTTATAGTCCGGATGGTCAATACGTGTTCGTACAGGATTTGGGACTGGACAAAATTCTCGCTTACACGGTAAATGAGAATGCCCAAGAATTGAGCTTTCATGGCGAAACCCAGCTGGAAGCGGGCGTAGGCCCTCGTCATCTGGCGTTCCACCCAAGCGGTGTTTACGCATATGTCATCAACGAGCTGAATTCCAGTGTCACGGTGCTTCGCTATATCCAAGACGAAGGTCGTTTTGAGGTCCTGGAGACGATATCGACACTGCCTGCGGATTTTGACGGAGAGAGTTACTGCGCCGAAATCGCCGTGTCTGCGGATGGCAAAACGGTATATGGATCTAACCGCGGACATGACAGCCTTGTTGTATTCAACGTGCATGAAGATACCGGTCGCTTAAGCCCGGTCCAGTATATTTCGACAGAAGGCGGGCACCCGCGTCATTTTACACTCATGCCTGGGGGCAAGTTCTTGGTTGTTGCCAATAGAGACGGGAATAATCTTGTATTATTTAAGGTGAATCCGGAGGATGGCAAGCTTGCCTTTACAGGATATACGGTCTCGCAATCCAAGCCGGTATGCGTAAAACCAGCGGTATTCCAGCTTTAG